Proteins encoded together in one Deinococcus hopiensis KR-140 window:
- a CDS encoding amino acid ABC transporter ATP-binding protein yields MTAQNLNRSKTGASGENIIVAQNVQKHYGSFHALKGVNMTVRPGEVVVIIGPSGSGKSTFIRTLNALEPHDGGSITIDGIELRRGSNLDAIRREVGMVFQSFNLFPHLTVLQNITLAPMRVRKQSREVAERKALELLDRVGIREQADKYPAQLSGGQQQRVAIARALAMEPKIMLFDEPTSALDPEMIKEVLDVMKELARSGITMLCVTHEMGFAREVADRVVFFDAGSIVEDTTPEQFYTNPQHERAKAFLGKILGH; encoded by the coding sequence ATGACCGCGCAGAACCTCAACCGCTCCAAAACAGGCGCTTCCGGCGAGAACATCATCGTCGCGCAGAACGTGCAGAAGCACTACGGTTCATTCCACGCCCTCAAGGGGGTGAACATGACCGTGCGGCCCGGCGAGGTGGTGGTCATCATCGGCCCGTCGGGCAGCGGCAAGAGCACCTTTATCCGTACGCTGAACGCGCTCGAACCCCATGACGGCGGCTCCATTACCATTGACGGGATCGAGTTACGGAGGGGCAGCAACCTCGACGCCATCCGCCGTGAGGTGGGCATGGTATTTCAGAGCTTCAACCTCTTTCCGCACCTGACCGTGCTGCAAAACATCACCCTCGCGCCTATGCGGGTGCGCAAGCAGTCCCGCGAGGTGGCCGAGCGCAAGGCCTTGGAACTGCTTGACCGCGTGGGCATCCGCGAGCAGGCAGACAAGTACCCCGCGCAACTCTCGGGCGGCCAGCAGCAGCGCGTCGCCATCGCCCGCGCCCTGGCGATGGAGCCCAAGATCATGCTTTTCGACGAGCCTACCAGCGCCCTGGACCCCGAGATGATCAAGGAAGTGCTCGACGTGATGAAGGAACTCGCCCGCTCGGGCATCACCATGCTGTGCGTGACCCACGAGATGGGCTTCGCGCGCGAGGTGGCCGACCGGGTGGTCTTTTTCGATGCGGGCAGCATCGTCGAAGACACGACCCCGGAGCAGTTCTACACCAACCCCCAGCATGAGCGGGCCAAGGCGTTTCTGGGGAAGATTCTGGGCCACTGA
- a CDS encoding ABC transporter ATP-binding protein, translating into MAEVVLEHVNKRYGTKHHAVKDFNLHIADREFMVFVGPSGCGKSTTLRMIAGLEDISDGVLKIDGRIVNDVPPKDRDIAMVFQNYALYPHMNVYENMAFGLKLRKTPKAEIDQRVREAARILQIEHLLGRKPKELSGGQRQRVAMGRAIVREPKVFLMDEPLSNLDAKLRVEMRSQIAQLHRRLGATIIYVTHDQVEAMTLGNRIVVMRDGVIMQVDTPMNLYDFPQNRFVAGFIGSPSMNFLTARIQGGEYVVGQSRVAPMGRLAQSLRAYEGKEVVLGIRPEHVGMVGFTDIPQGQNVLRGTVVVVEPLGAQTDLIIEVAGQNMTAKVEGQAAVEPGDTIDLLIDQTRLHAFDPTTEDAIDRGTPGGTRGQADTPDLGYEYGAASRSGTGTVSVIKPSF; encoded by the coding sequence ATGGCAGAAGTCGTCCTCGAGCACGTCAACAAGCGTTACGGCACCAAGCACCACGCAGTGAAGGACTTCAACCTGCACATCGCGGACCGCGAGTTCATGGTCTTCGTCGGGCCGTCGGGCTGCGGCAAAAGCACCACGCTGCGCATGATTGCGGGCCTCGAAGACATCAGCGACGGCGTCCTGAAGATCGACGGCCGCATCGTGAACGACGTGCCTCCCAAGGACCGCGACATCGCGATGGTGTTCCAGAACTACGCGCTGTATCCGCACATGAACGTCTACGAGAACATGGCCTTCGGCCTGAAGCTCCGCAAGACGCCCAAGGCCGAGATCGACCAGCGCGTGCGTGAAGCGGCGCGCATCCTCCAGATCGAGCACCTGCTCGGCCGCAAGCCCAAGGAGCTCTCGGGCGGTCAGCGCCAGCGCGTGGCCATGGGCCGCGCCATCGTGCGCGAGCCGAAGGTCTTTTTGATGGACGAGCCGCTGTCCAACCTCGACGCCAAGCTGCGTGTGGAGATGCGCTCGCAGATCGCCCAGCTGCACCGCCGGCTCGGGGCCACCATTATCTACGTGACCCACGACCAGGTCGAGGCGATGACGCTCGGCAACCGCATCGTGGTGATGCGCGACGGCGTGATCATGCAGGTGGACACGCCCATGAACCTGTACGACTTTCCGCAAAACCGCTTCGTGGCTGGGTTCATCGGCAGCCCCTCCATGAACTTCCTGACCGCGCGCATCCAGGGCGGCGAGTACGTGGTCGGTCAGAGCCGCGTGGCCCCGATGGGCCGCCTTGCCCAGAGCCTGCGGGCCTACGAGGGCAAGGAAGTCGTGCTTGGTATTCGTCCCGAGCACGTGGGGATGGTCGGCTTTACCGATATTCCCCAGGGCCAGAACGTGCTGCGGGGGACCGTCGTGGTGGTGGAGCCCCTCGGCGCGCAAACGGACCTGATTATCGAGGTGGCGGGCCAGAACATGACGGCCAAGGTCGAGGGCCAGGCGGCCGTCGAGCCCGGCGACACCATCGACCTGCTGATCGACCAGACGCGCCTGCACGCCTTCGATCCCACGACCGAGGACGCCATTGACCGCGGTACGCCCGGCGGTACGCGCGGCCAGGCCGATACCCCGGACCTCGGTTACGAGTACGGCGCGGCGAGCCGTTCAGGCACGGGTACGGTCAGTGTGATCAAGCCCTCGTTCTAA
- a CDS encoding ABC transporter substrate-binding protein, giving the protein MRRVIILSLALTATASAASVRDQICQDGKFTAGVKYDSPPFGFVNEDGDVGGFDVDLVREIAKDLTAACKKPIKLELKQVTSKNRIEFVQNGTIDLAAATATATYGRMDVVDFSNTYFIDGQRLLVPADSAIKTVKDLAGKRVGTAQGSTSEVNLKAAAPKTTVVSFQQYTDAFTALQQGRVDAVSTDSTILLGLKAGAPDPSKFKLVGAYFSNEPYGMILKQNDSKWRNFVNESLTRMATDGTYAKIFRKWFGPKTKYSLPDPKRTTTVPEQFPVRR; this is encoded by the coding sequence ATGCGTAGAGTTATCATCTTGTCTCTGGCCCTCACGGCCACCGCCTCCGCCGCTTCGGTGCGGGATCAGATCTGCCAGGACGGCAAATTCACCGCGGGCGTCAAGTACGACAGCCCGCCCTTCGGCTTTGTGAACGAGGACGGCGATGTGGGCGGCTTTGACGTGGACCTCGTGCGCGAGATCGCCAAGGACCTGACGGCAGCGTGCAAGAAGCCTATCAAGCTCGAACTCAAGCAGGTGACGAGCAAGAACCGTATCGAGTTCGTGCAGAACGGCACCATCGATCTCGCGGCGGCCACCGCCACCGCCACCTACGGACGCATGGACGTGGTGGACTTCAGCAACACCTACTTCATTGATGGGCAGCGCCTGCTTGTGCCCGCGGACAGCGCCATCAAAACGGTGAAGGACCTGGCGGGCAAGCGCGTGGGTACCGCCCAGGGCAGCACCAGCGAGGTGAACCTTAAGGCGGCGGCGCCCAAGACCACCGTGGTGAGCTTCCAGCAGTACACCGACGCCTTCACGGCGCTGCAGCAGGGCCGGGTGGACGCGGTGAGCACCGACAGCACAATTCTGCTGGGGCTCAAGGCGGGCGCGCCCGATCCGTCTAAGTTCAAGCTGGTGGGTGCGTATTTCAGCAACGAGCCCTACGGCATGATCTTGAAGCAAAACGACAGCAAGTGGCGCAATTTCGTCAACGAGTCGCTGACCCGCATGGCAACGGACGGCACCTACGCCAAGATCTTCCGCAAGTGGTTCGGGCCCAAGACCAAGTACTCGCTGCCCGATCCCAAGCGGACGACCACAGTGCCTGAGCAGTTCCCCGTGCGCCGCTGA
- a CDS encoding amino acid ABC transporter permease, producing MSALSFLIPGLGQLLTGARLLGAQYLVAALLIWPLALSALRSGAPETRLLAVLALLALHVGAALTALSGERARQGAEAAAQAQDTYRRWSTLVAGVFAVLVLDLLLRWIVGLPNWEQARRNFLFFLIGRFRSADYAEERWRLWGFALVGGGFFLTWLLSRLRVRVGWPPAVLGFLAGSWMLWPTVVPEVRIGGLALSLILALLGLLLSLPFGLFFGMGRVSTLPLLRTVSTLYIELFRGLPFITVIFWFFIFVPYVLGEGTQFWAVILALSLFTGAYVAEIVRAGIRALPRGQDEAARALGLSGTQTMTGVILPQALRNMIPPLVGQFISLFKDTSLVSIIGLIELAGAARITGNRVVSATFEIYLTVALLYFVFAYLLSTVARGLEAPQAGRVARAANPETTV from the coding sequence GTGAGTGCGCTGTCCTTCCTGATTCCCGGCCTGGGGCAATTGCTCACGGGCGCGCGGCTGCTGGGGGCGCAGTACCTCGTCGCGGCGCTGCTGATCTGGCCGCTGGCCCTCTCGGCGTTGAGGAGCGGAGCACCCGAAACCAGGTTGCTCGCCGTGTTGGCCTTGCTCGCCCTGCACGTTGGCGCGGCCCTCACTGCCCTTTCCGGAGAACGGGCCCGGCAGGGGGCTGAGGCCGCCGCGCAGGCCCAGGACACCTACCGCCGCTGGTCCACCCTCGTGGCAGGCGTGTTTGCGGTCCTCGTGCTGGACCTGCTGCTGCGCTGGATCGTCGGCCTTCCCAACTGGGAGCAGGCGCGGCGCAACTTCTTGTTCTTTCTGATCGGGCGCTTCCGCTCGGCGGATTACGCGGAGGAACGCTGGCGGCTGTGGGGCTTTGCGCTGGTGGGTGGGGGCTTTTTCCTGACCTGGCTGCTCTCGCGGCTCCGGGTGCGCGTGGGCTGGCCACCCGCCGTGCTGGGCTTTCTTGCCGGAAGCTGGATGCTGTGGCCCACTGTCGTGCCGGAGGTGCGGATCGGGGGTCTGGCCCTCAGCCTGATTCTGGCGCTGCTGGGGCTGCTGCTATCGCTGCCGTTCGGCCTGTTTTTCGGGATGGGACGGGTCAGTACACTGCCGCTTTTGCGAACCGTCAGTACCCTGTACATCGAACTCTTCCGGGGCCTGCCCTTCATCACCGTCATTTTCTGGTTCTTTATCTTCGTGCCCTATGTACTGGGTGAGGGCACCCAGTTCTGGGCCGTGATTCTGGCCCTGTCGCTCTTCACGGGCGCTTACGTGGCTGAGATCGTCCGCGCCGGAATTCGCGCGCTGCCGCGCGGTCAGGATGAGGCCGCCCGCGCACTGGGGCTGAGCGGCACCCAGACCATGACCGGCGTCATCCTGCCGCAGGCGCTGCGCAACATGATTCCGCCCCTGGTGGGCCAGTTCATCAGCCTCTTCAAGGACACCAGCCTGGTGAGTATCATCGGCCTCATCGAACTCGCGGGGGCGGCGCGCATTACGGGCAACCGTGTGGTATCGGCCACCTTCGAGATCTACCTGACTGTGGCGCTGCTGTACTTCGTCTTTGCCTACCTGCTGAGCACCGTGGCGCGCGGCCTGGAAGCGCCGCAAGCCGGCCGGGTGGCGCGGGCGGCAAACCCGGAAACGACGGTTTAG
- a CDS encoding ABC transporter substrate-binding protein: MKKALLILTSLTLLASAAQARTWDDIKKSGTIKIATEGAFPPFNILKGKELTGFEVELANALAKQMGLKVQWVTQPFDNLLIGLNQDRYDFVIASHGITPERQKAVDFSNPHYCTGGAIVTKPGGPMTAAALKGKKVAVQVGTTYLENVRKVPGVGDVKTFPKDTDAQAALMAGRTDAWVGDKFTGLDLVKAQKGKVVQGDLLFKERIAMAVKKGNASLLKELNSQLAKAMSNGTYAKISTGYFGQDIRCK, encoded by the coding sequence ATGAAAAAAGCCCTGCTGATCCTGACCTCTCTGACCCTGCTCGCCAGCGCTGCCCAGGCCCGCACCTGGGACGACATCAAGAAGAGCGGCACCATCAAGATTGCCACGGAAGGCGCCTTCCCGCCCTTCAATATCCTGAAGGGCAAGGAACTGACCGGCTTCGAGGTGGAACTCGCCAACGCCCTTGCCAAACAGATGGGCCTCAAGGTCCAGTGGGTCACTCAGCCCTTCGACAACCTGCTCATCGGCCTGAACCAGGACCGTTACGACTTCGTAATCGCCAGCCACGGCATCACGCCCGAGCGGCAGAAGGCCGTGGATTTCTCCAACCCGCATTACTGCACGGGCGGCGCGATTGTGACCAAGCCCGGCGGTCCCATGACGGCGGCGGCCCTCAAGGGCAAGAAGGTGGCTGTGCAGGTGGGCACCACCTACCTGGAGAATGTCCGCAAGGTCCCTGGCGTGGGCGACGTAAAGACCTTCCCCAAGGACACGGACGCGCAGGCCGCGCTGATGGCGGGCCGTACGGACGCCTGGGTGGGTGACAAGTTTACGGGCCTGGACCTCGTGAAGGCGCAGAAGGGCAAAGTGGTGCAGGGTGACCTGCTCTTCAAGGAGCGCATCGCCATGGCGGTCAAGAAGGGCAATGCCAGCCTGCTGAAGGAACTCAACTCCCAGCTGGCCAAGGCCATGAGCAACGGCACGTACGCCAAGATCAGCACCGGGTACTTCGGCCAGGACATTCGCTGCAAGTAA
- a CDS encoding transglycosylase domain-containing protein — protein sequence MRASRHPWTLRRSLRAGLAGVGALTLGTLLLGVAGASVTGAFGRAWNLHAELQPIEVQDRRGEALGVIDHCRASQGVNAVPCRESLRVPLTGVSQAFLLAYVVKEDVRFFSHPGVDLGRLPRAALSGAGGSTITMQLLKNSVLAGHFDYDTGRRSVGLVLARKATEFVLAPLVTLRYGRREVLAMSVNSLPWLGIGQRKGIYDAARSVFGVDPADLTLAQSAFLVGLLPAPGHYLVLADTAPEEATARFRWMRTQQLLTLRLLRAHRLIDGNTYLQAASEPLQPRLWRVEYAGGGPDLRVVAATRNPDYTNEPEPAWALQELVRREVRAAGLDPRWVGRVVLSLDAGTQSALVRRVTGNGATGPRAPGVAEGAAIVDVRGGGILALASSTGGDQSSQSGKQWAATARRPVASTVKPLLYAAAFGQGLTQLSTFPDVPTRYGGQAIRNNSGTFLGRAVTVREANARSLNTVAVRVGAEREEALRRVLRSVGYEEDPANRSSPALGTYRASPLSVAAAYASFANGGKLCRPHLLAEAYDRSGRPLPLPRSGCQALWNAASAFETFDMLTEAVNGSASHVRFLRAPLTQRLLGTAVPLGAKSGTTDDVRDTWCAGVTPQYAMGVWIGDPNGVQSVPTNLYREQAACREIGLLRDLPHTLRSLEMPPELTRVGGAAVPGSGVKLQNPDPPTSP from the coding sequence GTGCGCGCCTCCCGACATCCCTGGACCCTGCGCCGCTCGCTGCGTGCGGGGCTGGCGGGCGTGGGCGCCCTGACGCTGGGCACGCTGCTGCTGGGCGTAGCTGGGGCCAGCGTGACCGGAGCCTTTGGGCGGGCGTGGAACCTACACGCCGAGTTACAGCCCATCGAGGTGCAGGACCGCCGGGGTGAGGCGCTGGGCGTAATTGACCACTGCCGCGCCAGCCAGGGGGTCAATGCCGTGCCCTGCCGGGAGTCGCTGCGCGTGCCGCTGACCGGCGTGTCTCAAGCCTTCTTGCTCGCCTACGTCGTCAAGGAGGACGTGCGCTTCTTCTCGCATCCCGGTGTGGACCTCGGGCGGCTGCCCCGCGCCGCACTCAGTGGAGCGGGCGGCAGCACCATCACCATGCAGCTGCTGAAAAACAGCGTGCTGGCTGGACACTTCGACTACGACACGGGGCGACGCTCTGTGGGGCTGGTGCTGGCGCGCAAGGCCACCGAGTTCGTCCTCGCGCCCCTCGTCACCCTGCGTTACGGGCGGCGCGAGGTACTGGCGATGAGCGTGAACAGCCTGCCGTGGCTGGGGATCGGGCAGCGCAAGGGCATCTACGACGCGGCGCGCTCGGTGTTTGGGGTAGACCCGGCGGACCTGACGTTGGCGCAATCGGCCTTTCTGGTGGGCCTGCTGCCCGCTCCGGGACACTACCTCGTCTTGGCGGACACGGCTCCGGAAGAGGCCACCGCCCGCTTTCGCTGGATGCGGACCCAGCAGCTGCTGACCCTGCGGCTGCTGCGCGCACACCGGTTGATCGACGGAAATACCTACCTCCAAGCCGCTTCGGAACCCCTCCAGCCCCGGTTGTGGCGGGTGGAATATGCGGGCGGTGGACCAGACCTGCGGGTGGTGGCGGCCACGCGCAATCCCGACTACACAAACGAGCCCGAACCCGCCTGGGCCCTGCAGGAACTCGTGCGCCGCGAGGTGCGGGCGGCGGGCCTGGACCCACGCTGGGTGGGCCGGGTGGTGCTGAGCCTGGACGCTGGGACGCAATCCGCCCTGGTTCGGCGGGTCACCGGCAACGGAGCCACGGGCCCCCGCGCGCCGGGTGTGGCCGAGGGAGCCGCCATCGTGGACGTTCGGGGCGGGGGCATCCTCGCGCTGGCCAGCAGCACGGGTGGCGACCAGAGCAGCCAGTCGGGAAAACAGTGGGCAGCCACGGCCCGCCGCCCGGTGGCAAGTACGGTCAAGCCGCTGCTGTACGCCGCTGCGTTCGGGCAGGGCCTCACCCAGCTCAGCACGTTCCCCGACGTGCCCACCCGCTACGGAGGGCAGGCGATCCGCAACAACTCCGGCACCTTCCTGGGCCGCGCCGTCACCGTGCGTGAGGCCAACGCCCGCAGCCTCAACACGGTGGCTGTCCGCGTGGGCGCCGAGCGCGAGGAGGCACTGCGCCGCGTCCTCCGCAGCGTTGGCTATGAGGAGGACCCTGCCAACCGCTCCAGCCCTGCCCTGGGCACCTACCGCGCCTCGCCCCTCTCGGTGGCCGCCGCCTACGCGAGCTTTGCCAATGGGGGCAAGCTGTGTCGCCCGCACCTGCTCGCGGAGGCGTATGACCGCTCAGGACGCCCGCTGCCGCTGCCGCGCTCGGGCTGCCAGGCGCTGTGGAATGCGGCGAGCGCTTTTGAAACCTTCGACATGCTGACGGAAGCGGTAAACGGTTCGGCCAGCCACGTCAGGTTTCTGCGCGCGCCCCTCACGCAGCGGCTGCTGGGCACCGCCGTGCCCCTGGGCGCAAAATCCGGTACCACCGACGACGTGCGCGATACGTGGTGCGCCGGAGTAACACCGCAGTACGCCATGGGCGTGTGGATCGGGGACCCCAACGGCGTCCAGAGTGTGCCCACCAATCTGTACCGCGAGCAGGCGGCGTGCCGTGAAATTGGCCTGCTGCGCGACTTGCCCCACACGCTGCGCAGCCTCGAGATGCCCCCAGAACTCACGCGGGTAGGTGGTGCGGCGGTGCCTGGATCTGGCGTCAAACTCCAGAACCCAGACCCACCCACCTCTCCCTAA
- a CDS encoding amino acid ABC transporter permease, which translates to MTASRPARRPLGGLALLGWGLGAAAAFFLLFLLITAILKQLPEPIGPRADLFVEGARMTLQLTLVSGAIGLLIGMVVGIMRTSAVWAVRAPASAFIWLIRGTPLLVQILFVYNALPPLLKGIGLNLELNEFWSAVIALALNVGAYNAEVIRAGILAVPRGQTEAARSLGLSGGQTMNTVVLPQALRIVVPPLVNNLVALLKDSSLASSIALLELTLAGSRVSSETFQPVPVLTTVAAVYLALTTVMTLFTDQLEKRVKIASR; encoded by the coding sequence GTGACGGCTTCCCGGCCCGCGCGGCGGCCCCTGGGTGGCCTGGCCCTGCTGGGTTGGGGGCTGGGGGCCGCCGCCGCGTTTTTCCTGCTGTTTCTCCTGATCACTGCCATCCTCAAGCAGCTGCCCGAACCCATTGGCCCCCGCGCAGACCTGTTCGTGGAGGGCGCGCGGATGACCCTGCAACTCACGTTGGTCAGCGGCGCAATTGGCCTGCTGATCGGCATGGTGGTGGGCATCATGCGGACGAGCGCAGTGTGGGCGGTGCGGGCTCCCGCGAGCGCCTTTATCTGGCTGATTCGCGGCACACCGCTGTTGGTGCAGATTCTGTTCGTTTACAACGCCCTGCCGCCGCTCCTCAAGGGGATCGGCCTCAACCTGGAGCTGAATGAGTTCTGGTCTGCGGTGATCGCCCTCGCGCTGAACGTCGGTGCGTACAACGCCGAAGTGATTCGCGCCGGGATTCTGGCTGTGCCGCGCGGGCAGACGGAAGCGGCGCGGAGCCTGGGCCTCAGTGGCGGGCAGACCATGAATACGGTGGTGCTGCCTCAAGCCCTGCGGATCGTGGTGCCGCCCCTGGTGAACAACCTTGTGGCGCTGCTCAAGGATTCTTCCCTCGCCTCGTCCATCGCGCTCCTCGAACTCACGCTTGCGGGCTCGCGCGTGTCGAGCGAGACCTTCCAGCCCGTGCCCGTACTCACCACCGTGGCCGCCGTATATCTGGCGCTCACCACCGTGATGACGCTGTTTACCGATCAGCTCGAAAAGCGGGTCAAGATCGCTTCGCGCTGA
- a CDS encoding amino acid ABC transporter permease, with product MTRAPSSPSSAVGRETVQQVIAGALLVLAAGFIVWQVRQGFGRNNVTLDWSIFGKPSQLTGGTYLTTILIGMWLTVRLALTSIVLALLLGTVVGVSRLSANPVVRGAAGVYVEFFRNTPLLVQIFFWNFGVLNVLPQGVKTWLNGHSPEQWAVIAALSVYTSSYIAETIRAGIQSIPHGQTEAAQSLGLSGTDTLTRVILPQAFRVVLPPLGSQFLNLTKNSSLASQIGVAELFYYGTQVQSYTFRGFESITAITVAYLILSLAITGLLNLVMHRLRLPGVRP from the coding sequence GTGACGCGCGCTCCATCCTCACCCTCTTCCGCAGTTGGGCGCGAAACCGTACAGCAGGTCATTGCGGGGGCGCTGCTCGTTCTCGCCGCCGGGTTTATCGTCTGGCAGGTGCGCCAGGGCTTCGGACGCAATAACGTCACGCTGGACTGGAGCATCTTTGGCAAGCCCAGCCAGCTGACGGGCGGTACGTACCTCACCACCATTTTGATCGGGATGTGGCTCACCGTGCGCCTGGCCCTCACGAGCATCGTGCTCGCGTTGCTGTTGGGCACCGTGGTGGGCGTCTCGCGCCTGAGCGCCAATCCGGTGGTGCGCGGGGCGGCCGGCGTGTATGTCGAATTCTTCCGCAACACGCCGCTGCTCGTGCAAATTTTCTTCTGGAACTTCGGGGTCCTCAACGTGCTGCCCCAGGGCGTCAAGACCTGGCTCAACGGGCACTCGCCCGAGCAGTGGGCGGTCATCGCCGCCCTGAGCGTCTACACCAGCAGCTATATCGCTGAGACCATCCGGGCCGGCATTCAGAGCATTCCCCACGGGCAGACCGAGGCGGCGCAGAGCCTGGGTCTCAGCGGTACGGACACCCTCACGCGCGTGATCCTGCCCCAGGCGTTCCGCGTGGTGCTGCCGCCGCTCGGCAGCCAGTTTCTCAACCTCACCAAGAACTCCTCGCTGGCTTCGCAGATAGGGGTGGCTGAGCTGTTCTATTACGGCACCCAGGTGCAGAGCTACACTTTCCGCGGCTTCGAGAGCATCACGGCCATTACCGTGGCGTACCTGATCCTGAGCCTCGCCATCACGGGTCTTCTCAACCTCGTCATGCACCGCCTGCGCCTGCCCGGAGTGCGCCCGTGA
- a CDS encoding VWA domain-containing protein yields MPLSAPLAMLPLLVPTPLSASALLGLSTPPLHLTLAADMTGSSKNPAFGYASQARLLAQSVLLNQVRSGDTVTLLRICQGVQTVADFRFQSKNGARMGKADILRYTNALTQPCVGRGSAITAGLNQAVTAAKRTAGVGNVTVLFTDGAVLDDPKRAALEETVGRLLGLKDAQLLFVAGLSPEKGSGGTSIRDHFMKALGNGANHSHLLTAGAYDLNNVYPTFADLVKKARK; encoded by the coding sequence ATGCCCTTGTCCGCCCCCCTCGCGATGCTTCCCCTGCTTGTCCCCACGCCGCTCAGCGCTTCTGCCCTGCTCGGCCTGAGCACGCCGCCGCTGCACCTCACCCTCGCCGCCGACATGACGGGCAGCTCCAAGAATCCCGCCTTCGGGTACGCCTCGCAGGCCCGGCTGCTCGCCCAGAGCGTGCTGCTCAACCAGGTACGCTCGGGCGATACGGTAACGCTGCTGCGCATCTGCCAGGGCGTGCAGACGGTGGCCGACTTCCGCTTTCAGTCCAAGAACGGAGCCCGGATGGGCAAGGCCGACATCCTGCGCTACACGAACGCCCTCACGCAGCCCTGCGTGGGACGGGGGAGCGCCATCACGGCGGGCCTGAACCAGGCGGTGACGGCGGCAAAGCGCACGGCGGGCGTCGGAAACGTGACGGTGCTGTTTACCGACGGCGCGGTGCTGGACGATCCCAAGCGGGCGGCGCTGGAAGAAACGGTGGGCAGGCTGCTCGGCCTGAAAGACGCCCAGCTACTGTTCGTGGCGGGTCTGAGTCCGGAGAAGGGCAGCGGCGGCACGTCCATCCGCGACCACTTTATGAAGGCGCTGGGAAATGGAGCGAATCATTCCCACCTGCTGACGGCCGGGGCCTACGACCTGAACAACGTGTATCCCACCTTCGCGGACCTCGTGAAAAAGGCCCGGAAATGA
- a CDS encoding MFS transporter produces the protein MTSPPAQPRPAWNANERLGILNGWLVFLGDGFLNVSVVVAGFAARLDAPNAVIGLLPAIAGGGWMLPQLLVAARVRSLEYKLPVYRSAALVRTSAYLAMVLVAATLTAHPALCLTLFVLAMLINALASGVSGLPFLEVVSKTVPPERRARFFGTRNLYGGLLAFGAGLAVRGVLASDLRFPLNYALIFLLGTVAYTVGYGVFGRVEEPPDTPLPPGTLREELRAVPDTLQDGHFRAFLTVRLLLAAASMGEPFYAVYALRDLHFPPATLGVFVMALTGAAPLSNLLWQRVAERKGSRRIIRYAAFFAGLAPLAALAVGTLGLGTWAYLLVFVLSSVAAQGFGLGHTNHLLNLAPPGARSRYIGTLNTLVGGALFAPVIGGLLADAAGYRAVFLLSAALFAAAWWRCGKLRRDA, from the coding sequence GTGACCTCGCCCCCTGCCCAACCCCGCCCAGCGTGGAACGCCAACGAACGCCTGGGCATCCTCAACGGGTGGCTGGTGTTTCTCGGCGACGGCTTTCTAAACGTGTCGGTGGTGGTGGCGGGCTTTGCGGCGCGGCTGGACGCTCCGAATGCCGTGATCGGCCTGCTGCCTGCCATCGCGGGGGGTGGCTGGATGCTGCCGCAACTGCTGGTGGCCGCGCGGGTGCGCTCACTGGAATACAAGCTGCCCGTCTACCGCTCGGCGGCGCTGGTCCGCACCTCGGCCTACCTGGCGATGGTGCTGGTGGCCGCCACCCTGACCGCGCACCCAGCCCTGTGCCTGACCCTCTTTGTCCTGGCGATGCTCATCAATGCGCTCGCGTCCGGTGTGTCGGGCCTGCCGTTTCTGGAGGTGGTGAGCAAGACGGTGCCGCCCGAGCGCCGCGCACGCTTTTTCGGCACACGGAATCTGTACGGCGGTCTGCTCGCCTTTGGGGCGGGCCTCGCCGTGCGCGGCGTCCTGGCCTCGGACTTGCGTTTTCCGCTGAACTACGCGCTGATCTTCCTGCTGGGTACGGTCGCTTATACCGTGGGCTACGGCGTGTTTGGGCGGGTGGAAGAACCGCCGGACACGCCCCTGCCTCCCGGCACCCTGAGAGAAGAGCTGCGCGCTGTCCCCGACACGCTGCAAGACGGGCACTTCCGCGCGTTTCTCACGGTGCGCTTGCTGCTGGCGGCCGCCAGCATGGGGGAACCGTTCTACGCGGTCTACGCCCTGCGGGACCTGCACTTTCCCCCCGCCACCCTGGGCGTGTTCGTGATGGCCCTCACCGGAGCCGCGCCCCTGTCCAACCTGCTCTGGCAGCGGGTGGCCGAACGCAAGGGCTCACGCCGCATCATCCGCTACGCCGCCTTTTTCGCAGGCCTCGCGCCGTTGGCCGCCCTCGCCGTGGGAACGCTGGGCCTGGGCACCTGGGCATACCTGCTTGTGTTTGTCCTGTCCAGCGTCGCCGCCCAGGGCTTCGGCCTGGGCCACACCAACCACCTGCTCAACCTCGCCCCACCGGGAGCGAGGAGCCGCTACATCGGCACCCTCAACACCCTGGTGGGCGGCGCCCTGTTCGCGCCGGTGATCGGCGGCCTACTCGCAGACGCGGCGGGCTACCGGGCCGTCTTTCTGCTCAGTGCGGCCCTGTTCGCAGCGGCGTGGTGGCGGTGCGGGAAGCTGCGGCGGGATGCGTAA